One Bacteriovorax sp. PP10 DNA window includes the following coding sequences:
- the mltA gene encoding murein transglycosylase A gives MKKVFLVILFVMLSACSRAPLKNREDLMRPASDAPALIDNLSKESFFIALRNHIDVMKKSNQVKDPMVFGKKQIPKADYIVSLEKIFEHESDWLDYITLNFEAYEVYGRDDWADVMVTGYYEPKVPGSKTKTKDFFQPAYATPSDMLVVDLKKFASKFPKGEKLGTLTARLENKRVVPYYDRKDIDENNKLANQNLELAWLDPIDAFFIQIQGTGVVEFEDGEKLRIGYDGQNGHAYFPIGKFLTDHIPMEEMSMQRIRSHLKTLPFKEQQTILNKNPSYVFFKKLDGKALTYAGMEVEDGRTIATDLQLFPKGALAFLDIEEPVFDSEAAIVATTWERKPRLVFDQDTGGAIKGSGRVDLFYGEGDPAAQKAGVMKQKGKLFYLVPR, from the coding sequence ATGAAGAAGGTTTTTCTAGTTATTTTATTTGTTATGTTAAGTGCCTGCTCAAGAGCGCCTCTCAAAAATCGTGAAGACTTAATGAGACCAGCATCAGATGCTCCGGCCTTAATTGATAACCTTTCAAAAGAAAGTTTTTTTATCGCACTAAGAAATCATATTGATGTCATGAAAAAATCCAATCAGGTGAAAGACCCGATGGTTTTTGGTAAAAAACAAATCCCAAAAGCAGACTATATTGTCTCGTTAGAAAAAATCTTTGAACATGAATCAGACTGGCTGGATTATATTACTTTAAATTTTGAGGCCTACGAAGTTTATGGCCGCGATGACTGGGCCGATGTCATGGTCACTGGCTATTATGAACCGAAGGTACCGGGTTCAAAAACTAAAACTAAAGATTTTTTTCAACCTGCTTATGCAACACCTTCTGATATGTTGGTTGTCGATTTAAAAAAGTTTGCCAGCAAGTTTCCTAAAGGAGAAAAGCTGGGGACACTCACTGCAAGACTGGAGAATAAAAGAGTCGTGCCTTACTACGATCGCAAAGATATTGATGAAAACAATAAACTTGCCAACCAAAATCTAGAGCTGGCATGGCTGGATCCCATAGATGCTTTTTTTATTCAAATCCAGGGAACTGGTGTCGTTGAATTTGAAGATGGTGAAAAACTTCGCATTGGTTATGATGGACAGAATGGGCATGCTTATTTTCCGATTGGAAAATTTCTTACAGATCATATTCCTATGGAAGAGATGAGTATGCAGAGAATCAGATCGCATTTAAAAACTCTGCCATTTAAAGAACAACAAACTATTTTAAATAAAAATCCCAGCTATGTTTTTTTTAAGAAGTTAGATGGCAAAGCTCTCACTTATGCAGGAATGGAAGTAGAGGATGGAAGAACTATTGCGACTGACCTGCAGTTGTTTCCAAAAGGTGCTTTGGCATTTTTAGATATAGAAGAACCAGTATTTGATTCTGAGGCTGCGATAGTGGCCACAACGTGGGAGAGAAAACCAAGACTAGTTTTTGATCAGGACACAGGTGGAGCGATTAAAGGAAGTGGGAGAGTGGATTTATTTTACGGTGAAGGAGATCCTGCTGCACAAAAAGCGGGCGTGATGAAGCAGAAAGGAAAACTATTTTATTTGGTTCCACGCTAG
- the thpR gene encoding RNA 2',3'-cyclic phosphodiesterase, with product MRLFLGVDAQNLILKKDQLNKLRVGLKSKDIEHRFEPHDQWHITLISLGDINQEDYEDREGYINNVIQAHPRFELKLQSVLAFPNLKEGRVLWIGVQNSRELRSLQADLCQQIPSFCELEFKPILPIVRLRNHKNVTNILSPYRSTQFGKLSVETVVLYEMISSGAFPVFRPLKTYYLSPLAA from the coding sequence ATGAGACTATTTTTGGGAGTTGATGCTCAAAATTTAATTTTGAAAAAAGATCAACTCAACAAATTAAGAGTGGGATTAAAAAGCAAAGATATTGAGCACAGATTTGAACCTCATGATCAGTGGCATATCACCCTAATTAGCTTAGGCGATATAAATCAAGAGGATTATGAAGATCGCGAAGGATATATCAACAATGTGATTCAAGCACATCCACGCTTTGAGTTAAAACTTCAAAGTGTTTTGGCGTTTCCTAATTTAAAAGAAGGGCGAGTATTGTGGATTGGTGTACAAAACTCCAGAGAGCTCAGATCTCTGCAAGCGGATCTATGTCAGCAAATTCCATCGTTTTGTGAGCTGGAGTTTAAACCAATTCTCCCTATCGTTCGCTTGAGAAATCATAAGAACGTCACCAATATACTTTCGCCTTATAGATCTACTCAATTCGGAAAACTCTCTGTTGAAACAGTTGTGCTTTATGAAATGATTAGCAGTGGTGCTTTTCCTGTTTTTAGGCCGCTGAAAACTTATTATCTTTCTCCTCTCGCCGCTTAA
- a CDS encoding DUF6496 domain-containing protein, with the protein MPEKRTIKKAQSAKRQGKSASTQAGPFVHEAIEHIRKGKHGAKNTKQAIAIGLSEARRSGVAIPDKSKLSSPTKKAVTRKAPLAKKTATRKATPASSTSHIAARKVSPVKSKAATKRLQGELTSTVSHAALSRHAKKAVHARTKADLHASALKGARTRAKHHR; encoded by the coding sequence ATGCCAGAAAAAAGAACAATAAAAAAAGCACAATCGGCAAAACGTCAGGGGAAATCTGCTTCAACTCAAGCAGGACCTTTCGTTCATGAAGCAATTGAACATATTAGAAAGGGGAAGCATGGAGCAAAAAATACAAAGCAGGCGATTGCTATCGGATTATCTGAGGCCAGAAGATCAGGTGTGGCCATTCCAGATAAAAGTAAATTATCATCACCGACAAAAAAAGCAGTTACAAGAAAAGCACCACTTGCTAAGAAAACAGCAACAAGAAAAGCTACACCAGCTTCTTCAACATCACATATCGCTGCAAGAAAAGTTTCACCAGTTAAATCAAAGGCCGCAACAAAAAGGCTTCAAGGTGAACTTACAAGCACAGTGTCTCATGCAGCTCTTTCTCGACATGCTAAAAAAGCGGTCCATGCGCGCACTAAAGCAGACCTTCATGCGTCTGCTTTAAAAGGTGCCCGTACTCGTGCTAAACACCACAGATAA
- a CDS encoding erythromycin esterase family protein, translating into MGQSFFNAHLKKHAMPFGSIDDFGPLIETYKDKKIVMIGESSHGTHEFYEWRARISKELIEKHGFNFIAVEGDWPACHQVHQRIQNRSKENPLRTLSHFSRWPTWMWGNLEMADVIKWLSEWNDQGHSVGFHGLDVYSLYESIEQVKKSVENKKPQILEVVKEFYSCFDPYLHNEKAYARSLFQYPEGCAEEVSSALEEILKSNIQNDEAFFDAVQNAKIIRNAEKYYRTMITGEDSWNVRDHHMMETLERLMEFYGSEARAIVWAHNTHIGDYRATDMLLANQINIGGLARERFGEKNVALIGFSTYAGSVIAGAAWDGKMEIMKVPEGAPGSLEYYLHSATNFIGAKQFYIEMKKVKDVEIFNDFIGHRAIGVVYHPTYESRGNYVPTIAAKRYDALIFIDKTSALSPLEIYFDRDKIPETYPFGAHM; encoded by the coding sequence ATGGGACAAAGTTTTTTTAATGCTCACTTGAAAAAACATGCAATGCCATTTGGGTCTATAGATGACTTTGGGCCATTGATTGAAACTTATAAAGATAAAAAGATTGTCATGATAGGCGAGAGCTCTCACGGGACTCATGAATTCTATGAATGGCGTGCACGTATTTCAAAAGAGCTGATTGAAAAGCATGGGTTTAATTTTATTGCAGTTGAGGGAGACTGGCCCGCATGTCATCAGGTTCATCAGCGTATTCAGAATCGTTCAAAAGAAAATCCCCTGCGCACTTTAAGTCACTTTTCCAGATGGCCAACCTGGATGTGGGGGAATCTTGAGATGGCAGATGTCATCAAATGGTTGAGCGAATGGAATGATCAAGGTCATAGTGTCGGGTTTCATGGATTGGATGTTTATTCTCTCTATGAATCTATCGAGCAGGTTAAAAAATCAGTGGAAAATAAAAAACCACAAATACTCGAAGTAGTTAAGGAATTTTACTCATGTTTTGATCCTTACCTGCATAATGAAAAGGCGTATGCTCGCTCTCTTTTTCAATATCCGGAAGGTTGTGCAGAAGAAGTCTCTTCTGCTCTAGAAGAAATTTTAAAAAGTAATATTCAAAATGATGAAGCCTTTTTCGATGCCGTTCAAAATGCCAAGATCATCAGGAATGCAGAAAAATATTATCGCACTATGATTACAGGTGAAGACTCATGGAATGTTCGCGATCATCATATGATGGAAACACTGGAGCGATTGATGGAGTTTTACGGCAGCGAGGCCCGCGCTATTGTATGGGCACACAACACTCACATCGGAGACTACCGTGCGACTGATATGCTTTTAGCTAATCAAATTAATATTGGAGGACTTGCAAGAGAGCGCTTTGGTGAAAAGAATGTCGCTCTGATTGGATTTTCAACATATGCAGGAAGTGTTATTGCTGGAGCTGCATGGGATGGGAAAATGGAAATCATGAAAGTGCCAGAAGGAGCACCTGGAAGTCTGGAGTATTATTTACATAGTGCTACTAATTTTATCGGAGCCAAACAATTTTATATTGAAATGAAGAAAGTTAAAGATGTTGAGATCTTCAATGATTTTATCGGCCATCGTGCCATCGGTGTCGTTTATCATCCTACCTATGAATCACGGGGTAATTATGTACCAACGATTGCGGCAAAAAGATACGATGCCCTTATTTTCATAGATAAAACGAGTGCACTATCTCCGCTTGAAATTTATTTTGACAGAGATAAAATTCCCGAAACATATCCATTCGGTGCGCATATGTAA
- a CDS encoding SRPBCC family protein, producing MNDNELGTSRILNAPREQVFEAWTNPTYLQEWWGPHGFKNTFNVFELWPGGEWDFIMHGPDGIDYRNKMVFIEIIKPEKIVVDHVSGPMFTAVVTFEEVSKEKTKYSFKMIFGSKEECDDMRIFVSEPNEQNIDRLEAILESLQ from the coding sequence ATGAATGACAATGAACTTGGCACATCACGAATCTTAAATGCCCCAAGAGAACAAGTTTTTGAAGCTTGGACAAATCCAACATACTTGCAAGAATGGTGGGGCCCTCATGGCTTTAAAAATACTTTTAATGTTTTTGAATTATGGCCTGGTGGTGAATGGGATTTCATCATGCACGGCCCGGACGGCATAGATTATAGAAATAAAATGGTCTTTATTGAAATCATAAAACCCGAAAAGATTGTCGTCGATCATGTTTCCGGCCCGATGTTTACAGCGGTCGTCACTTTCGAGGAAGTATCGAAAGAAAAAACAAAATATTCATTTAAAATGATTTTTGGTTCTAAAGAAGAATGTGATGACATGAGAATTTTTGTCAGTGAACCCAACGAACAAAACATCGACCGACTTGAGGCGATCCTAGAATCTCTCCAATAA
- a CDS encoding transporter substrate-binding domain-containing protein, which produces MKFVGFLFILLFLSNTNASGEALPEIKLCYEDVTVHPWITGDRKGLVLQELQQVEKLAKIKFNYIRLPWKRCQIDAQNGKLDGLIAASFTKERTNWGVYPTLKTGELDRSLRLHTDSFMVFITKGSPVRFKNGRFLNLGQNLIGVQLGYSVGTDLEDQGYATHSSFSTAQDLIQALDASIVTVAVLQKYATIKTLNDNPKLKSNIVELKPPFKVADQYLLFTKKFYSHHPEISNRIWKAIPIARESAEYKKNASGF; this is translated from the coding sequence ATGAAGTTTGTCGGTTTTTTATTTATTCTACTTTTCTTAAGTAATACCAACGCATCCGGAGAAGCTCTTCCAGAAATAAAATTGTGTTACGAAGATGTCACTGTACATCCATGGATCACTGGCGATCGTAAAGGTTTGGTACTTCAAGAACTTCAGCAAGTCGAAAAGCTTGCAAAAATTAAATTCAATTACATCCGCTTGCCATGGAAGCGCTGTCAGATCGATGCTCAAAATGGAAAGCTTGATGGATTAATCGCTGCAAGCTTTACAAAAGAAAGAACGAACTGGGGAGTTTATCCTACTCTAAAAACTGGAGAACTTGATCGTTCTCTAAGACTGCATACAGATAGTTTCATGGTATTTATTACAAAAGGAAGTCCGGTACGTTTTAAGAACGGACGATTTTTAAATCTTGGCCAGAATCTTATTGGTGTTCAACTCGGCTACAGCGTTGGAACTGATTTAGAAGATCAAGGTTATGCGACTCACTCTTCATTTTCTACTGCACAGGACTTAATTCAGGCCCTTGATGCCAGCATCGTTACAGTGGCCGTTTTACAAAAGTACGCGACGATCAAAACACTTAATGATAATCCTAAATTAAAAAGTAATATCGTAGAGCTTAAGCCTCCATTCAAAGTGGCCGATCAATACCTGCTTTTTACAAAAAAATTCTACTCACATCATCCGGAAATTTCAAACAGAATATGGAAGGCCATTCCAATCGCCCGCGAAAGTGCTGAATACAAAAAAAATGCGTCTGGATTTTAG
- a CDS encoding DUF1428 domain-containing protein, producing MATSKYIDICMQPIPKKNLAEYKKLTKYIGKLLIKHGALSSSDYVSDDENAQKYSFPKAVKIGKGEVIIMAFAEFKSKSHRDKVFKLMEKDPAMDKIDMTPKFIDPKRAVIGGFSVVAAVK from the coding sequence ATGGCAACAAGTAAGTATATCGACATCTGTATGCAACCAATTCCTAAAAAAAATCTGGCAGAGTATAAAAAGCTCACAAAGTATATTGGAAAACTCTTAATTAAACATGGTGCTTTATCAAGCTCTGATTATGTAAGCGATGATGAGAATGCACAGAAGTATTCTTTTCCAAAAGCTGTAAAGATCGGTAAAGGCGAAGTGATTATTATGGCATTTGCTGAATTTAAATCTAAGTCTCATAGAGATAAAGTTTTTAAACTGATGGAAAAAGATCCCGCTATGGATAAGATTGATATGACACCGAAATTTATTGATCCCAAACGCGCAGTGATCGGCGGGTTTTCTGTCGTTGCAGCTGTAAAGTAG
- a CDS encoding type 1 glutamine amidotransferase: MRKVLVFQHVAHKILGTLNPTLKGSGLNMRYVNFERTPDEQPSVQKYNGLIILGGHMGVYEAEKYKHIKVEMQLIEEALKKEIPILGICLGAQLLAHVLGADVKKNHEKEIGWCDIDLTEDGLQDPLLSHFRPREKIFQLHGDTFDIPKSAVHLAKSDVCHGQAFRYGDKVYGLQFHLEVDQPMIQRWLDNPRNYDEMFSTHQNFSKDQISLETQEFLPHSMDLSRQTFEKFVGLFSLKQKSIRLGSR, from the coding sequence ATGAGAAAAGTTCTCGTCTTCCAGCACGTTGCTCACAAAATTTTAGGTACGCTCAACCCTACTCTTAAAGGAAGTGGGCTGAACATGCGTTATGTGAACTTTGAGCGCACTCCTGATGAACAGCCTTCAGTTCAAAAGTATAATGGGCTTATTATTCTCGGCGGCCACATGGGCGTCTATGAAGCTGAAAAATACAAACACATTAAAGTTGAAATGCAGCTTATTGAAGAAGCCCTAAAAAAAGAAATCCCAATTCTTGGAATTTGTCTTGGGGCCCAACTCCTCGCCCATGTCTTAGGTGCTGATGTAAAAAAGAATCATGAAAAAGAAATCGGCTGGTGTGATATTGATCTGACGGAAGACGGTTTACAAGACCCGCTTCTTTCTCACTTCAGGCCAAGAGAGAAAATCTTTCAACTTCACGGTGATACTTTTGATATCCCTAAGTCTGCTGTTCATCTGGCCAAATCCGATGTCTGCCATGGACAAGCTTTTAGATACGGTGACAAAGTTTACGGTCTACAATTTCATCTTGAAGTTGATCAACCTATGATTCAAAGATGGCTGGATAATCCTAGAAATTACGATGAAATGTTTAGTACACATCAAAACTTTTCAAAAGATCAAATCAGTCTTGAAACACAAGAATTCCTCCCCCATTCAATGGACTTAAGTCGTCAAACTTTCGAGAAATTCGTCGGGCTTTTTTCCCTTAAACAAAAATCAATTCGCTTGGGATCTCGCTAG
- a CDS encoding SPW repeat domain-containing protein, translating to MKTAKWENIVILFIGLWLFSIPWTVSWGFGANDINVVMWNFTMIGAVVIFNSIVALRHLRVWAEWLSLCVGVWLICSPLFLIYWDNSFLLWNSVACGIAITTLSALAIPIAEKQIMYNRLLRKHHHKDHRAIKH from the coding sequence ATGAAAACTGCTAAATGGGAAAATATAGTTATTCTTTTTATAGGGCTCTGGCTCTTTTCAATACCGTGGACTGTCAGTTGGGGGTTTGGAGCAAATGATATTAACGTCGTGATGTGGAACTTCACAATGATTGGGGCAGTCGTTATATTCAATTCAATCGTTGCTCTTAGACACTTAAGAGTTTGGGCCGAATGGTTAAGTTTATGTGTGGGTGTCTGGTTAATTTGTTCGCCGTTATTTTTAATCTATTGGGACAACTCATTCCTATTATGGAACTCAGTTGCTTGCGGTATAGCCATCACCACTCTTTCAGCTCTGGCAATTCCAATTGCAGAAAAACAAATTATGTACAACAGACTTTTACGTAAACATCATCACAAAGATCACAGGGCCATTAAGCATTAG
- a CDS encoding response regulator — MAAAHNNLASILVVEDDIDIRSALVQILRMEGHTTAEAANGKEALEYIRNNPKPCMVLLDMMMPIMTGRQFLDVFKNEPDSSSVPVVIISAVADRIDTSGAKEFIRKPLEVAKLLEVVAKYC; from the coding sequence ATGGCAGCAGCACATAATAATTTAGCAAGTATTCTCGTCGTTGAAGACGATATTGATATTCGTTCAGCACTGGTTCAGATTCTTCGTATGGAAGGCCACACGACAGCTGAAGCGGCCAACGGAAAAGAGGCCTTGGAGTATATTCGCAACAATCCAAAACCTTGCATGGTCTTATTAGACATGATGATGCCTATTATGACGGGAAGACAATTCCTTGATGTGTTTAAAAATGAGCCTGACAGCTCGAGTGTGCCAGTCGTTATTATTTCTGCAGTCGCAGATCGAATCGATACTTCGGGTGCAAAAGAATTTATTAGAAAGCCTCTGGAAGTTGCAAAACTTTTAGAAGTGGTCGCTAAGTATTGTTAA
- a CDS encoding linear amide C-N hydrolase produces MRKLVAIILLCFFIQTGESCTIFSLYPNGQHWVGRTFDWAYGHGLVYTNKRNVTKTSLKLLPTDVTSTWTSKYGSVTFNQFGREFPTGGMNEAGLLIDALELKSSIFPQADTRPSFNELQFMQYVLDNYGSIEALANDLKSIRLSPVGSKLHYFVCDVNQCMTVEYIDGEVVTHSGSTLPISGIANNTYEEHVDYARDFITFGGDKSIVLDSKDSLDRFVRSNYNAKFINQSTDPVQTLFGFLEDVGSTNNRWQLIYNQDEKTITFRTQTHLDKQRKVDLVKIDFSCITSTQYFDLDSDTAGDVNVAFRDFDSEVNLQVIKKSVKMQGLPAALSGRLAIYPSETQCN; encoded by the coding sequence ATGAGAAAGTTGGTTGCAATCATTCTATTGTGTTTTTTTATTCAGACAGGAGAGTCCTGCACAATCTTTTCTTTATATCCAAACGGACAACACTGGGTCGGTCGCACTTTTGACTGGGCCTATGGCCATGGTTTGGTTTACACCAATAAAAGAAACGTTACCAAAACTAGTTTAAAACTTCTGCCTACTGATGTGACAAGCACATGGACTTCAAAATACGGAAGTGTAACATTCAACCAATTTGGTAGAGAGTTTCCAACAGGTGGAATGAATGAAGCAGGATTATTAATCGATGCTCTTGAACTTAAGTCTTCTATTTTTCCACAAGCAGATACACGACCATCGTTTAATGAACTACAGTTCATGCAATACGTATTAGATAACTATGGAAGCATTGAAGCGCTGGCAAATGATTTAAAAAGTATTCGTCTGTCTCCCGTTGGATCAAAACTTCATTACTTCGTATGCGATGTGAATCAGTGTATGACAGTAGAGTATATTGATGGAGAGGTCGTTACTCACTCTGGAAGCACGCTTCCAATCTCAGGTATTGCTAATAATACTTATGAAGAACATGTTGATTACGCCCGCGACTTCATTACTTTTGGTGGAGATAAATCCATCGTTCTTGATTCAAAAGATTCATTGGATAGATTTGTTCGCTCAAATTACAACGCTAAATTTATTAATCAATCAACTGATCCTGTTCAAACTCTTTTTGGTTTCTTAGAAGATGTGGGTTCAACAAATAACCGCTGGCAGCTGATTTATAATCAGGATGAAAAGACTATTACCTTTAGAACTCAGACTCATTTAGATAAACAAAGAAAAGTTGATCTAGTAAAAATTGATTTTTCTTGTATTACTTCTACGCAGTATTTTGACCTGGATAGTGACACTGCTGGGGACGTCAATGTGGCCTTCAGAGACTTCGATTCTGAGGTGAATCTTCAAGTTATTAAAAAGTCAGTCAAAATGCAGGGGCTTCCGGCCGCTTTAAGCGGAAGACTGGCAATATATCCTTCTGAAACTCAATGTAATTAA
- a CDS encoding DoxX family protein: MIKKYFQPSVQTNFASTALFVLRLIAGIAFIIHGMGKIQSPLGWLPANAPIHIPALFQFLAAVAEFAGGIAWILGLLTPLASFGISINMLVATSVHLFVFNDPFVTTSGGTSYEPALGYFAIALVLMAVGPGKFSLDKFIFGEKNNK, translated from the coding sequence ATGATTAAGAAATACTTTCAACCATCGGTGCAAACAAATTTTGCTTCTACTGCACTTTTTGTTTTACGCCTCATTGCCGGAATTGCGTTTATCATTCATGGCATGGGAAAAATCCAATCACCGTTAGGATGGTTACCAGCCAATGCTCCTATTCACATTCCCGCTCTTTTCCAGTTTCTTGCAGCTGTGGCCGAATTTGCAGGAGGGATTGCATGGATACTAGGGCTTCTTACTCCACTGGCCTCATTTGGTATAAGTATTAATATGCTTGTGGCAACGTCTGTGCATCTATTCGTTTTCAATGATCCATTTGTAACAACATCTGGTGGAACATCATACGAGCCCGCTCTGGGATATTTTGCAATCGCTTTGGTTTTAATGGCAGTGGGTCCTGGAAAATTTTCTTTAGATAAATTTATTTTCGGTGAAAAGAATAACAAATAA
- a CDS encoding OmpA family protein, which produces MKKMLIMSISAILFLSGCASSEHKNAYRGTAIGAVAGGAVGALIGKEKGAIIGAGVGGIAGAYAGGRMDKQAKELKAIAETKRTEQGLVTKLKSDILFDTGKANLKPQAKTNLNQMAEIMKKYPENVLAINGYTDNTGSNSVNEALSQRRAQAVKDQLVAAGMPSSVISTYGKGPNNPIADNSSVEGRKQNRRVEIEVTIDESKLPKEK; this is translated from the coding sequence ATGAAAAAAATGTTAATTATGTCAATTTCAGCAATCTTATTTCTATCGGGATGTGCGAGCAGTGAGCATAAAAATGCTTACCGTGGAACAGCTATAGGTGCTGTTGCTGGAGGAGCTGTCGGTGCTCTTATTGGTAAAGAAAAAGGCGCCATCATTGGTGCAGGTGTCGGTGGTATCGCCGGAGCTTATGCTGGTGGTCGCATGGATAAACAAGCAAAAGAGCTCAAGGCCATTGCAGAAACAAAAAGGACTGAACAAGGTCTGGTGACAAAATTAAAAAGCGATATTCTATTTGATACGGGGAAAGCGAATTTAAAACCGCAGGCGAAAACCAATCTGAATCAAATGGCCGAGATTATGAAAAAATATCCAGAGAACGTTCTGGCCATCAATGGATACACTGACAATACTGGTAGCAATAGTGTGAATGAAGCACTTTCACAAAGACGTGCTCAAGCTGTCAAGGATCAATTGGTAGCTGCTGGAATGCCAAGCTCTGTTATCAGTACTTATGGTAAAGGGCCTAACAATCCTATTGCTGATAATTCTTCTGTCGAGGGAAGAAAACAAAACCGTCGTGTTGAAATCGAAGTGACTATTGATGAATCAAAGCTTCCTAAAGAAAAATAA
- the trmA gene encoding tRNA (uridine(54)-C5)-methyltransferase TrmA, giving the protein MNPNQLNTENYDSQLEIKRLKLKELFSDYTNLEIEVFASAPSHYRMRTEFRVWHEGEDLFYYMFDKGADEKIRTEQFLPASLLINQMMTALMDELRPNHTLRHKLFQVDFLSTMSGEILVSLLYHRQLDNNWITEAKLLKERLSAKFKMNLVGRARKQKFDLDHDFVIEELLVAGKKLIYKQVENSFTQPNAGVATKMLEWAIDVTKKSEGDLLELYCGNGNFSIALAPNFRKVLATELAGPSVDAAQYNIEVNGIDNLQIIRMSAEDFTDAMAGKREYYRLKGIDLKSYDCNTIFVDPPRAGLDDNTVKLVQNYNHILYISCNPNTLIENLATISTTHKIKRIALFDQFPYTDHMECGVLLERF; this is encoded by the coding sequence ATGAATCCAAATCAACTTAACACTGAAAACTACGACTCTCAGCTTGAGATCAAACGCTTAAAACTCAAAGAACTTTTTTCAGATTACACCAATCTTGAAATTGAAGTTTTTGCTTCAGCACCTTCTCATTACAGAATGCGCACAGAGTTTCGCGTGTGGCATGAAGGTGAGGATTTGTTTTATTACATGTTCGATAAAGGTGCAGACGAAAAAATCCGCACAGAGCAATTTCTACCGGCAAGTCTTTTGATCAATCAAATGATGACGGCCTTAATGGATGAGCTAAGACCTAATCACACTTTAAGACATAAACTTTTTCAAGTGGATTTTCTTTCAACTATGAGTGGAGAGATTTTAGTATCTCTGCTTTATCACAGACAATTAGATAACAACTGGATCACTGAAGCTAAACTTTTAAAAGAAAGGTTATCTGCAAAATTCAAAATGAATCTGGTGGGACGTGCCCGCAAACAGAAGTTCGATCTTGACCACGATTTTGTTATTGAAGAGTTGTTGGTGGCCGGAAAAAAACTCATCTACAAACAAGTTGAAAACAGTTTTACTCAACCCAATGCTGGTGTGGCCACGAAGATGCTCGAGTGGGCCATTGATGTAACAAAAAAGAGTGAAGGGGATTTGTTAGAGCTTTATTGTGGGAATGGAAATTTCTCAATTGCTCTTGCTCCTAATTTTAGAAAAGTTTTGGCAACGGAGCTTGCTGGCCCTTCGGTCGATGCAGCTCAATACAATATTGAAGTGAATGGAATTGATAATCTTCAAATCATTCGTATGTCTGCTGAAGATTTTACTGATGCTATGGCCGGGAAAAGAGAGTACTACCGTCTGAAAGGGATCGATCTAAAAAGTTACGACTGCAATACGATCTTTGTCGACCCACCTAGAGCAGGACTGGATGACAATACAGTTAAGTTAGTACAAAACTATAATCATATCCTTTATATTTCTTGTAACCCAAATACACTGATAGAAAATCTGGCAACGATTTCTACTACTCATAAGATCAAGCGCATCGCTTTGTTTGATCAATTTCCTTATACAGATCATATGGAGTGTGGAGTTTTATTGGAGAGATTCTAG
- a CDS encoding BON domain-containing protein, with the protein MTIEKGQMISIRNNLSRSNEEVRKEIYRALGEESGIDVHVHEGIVRLTGVVDTEESLDFIESTVRELPGVDDVENELTVKIVQ; encoded by the coding sequence ATGACAATAGAAAAAGGGCAAATGATTAGTATTAGGAATAATTTAAGTAGGTCAAATGAGGAAGTCAGAAAAGAAATTTACCGGGCATTAGGAGAAGAAAGTGGCATAGATGTACATGTGCATGAAGGGATCGTGCGTCTTACTGGTGTAGTAGATACAGAAGAATCTTTGGATTTCATTGAATCGACCGTACGCGAGCTTCCGGGAGTAGATGACGTAGAAAATGAGTTAACTGTAAAAATCGTACAATAA